The Desulfovibrio sp. genome includes a region encoding these proteins:
- a CDS encoding septal ring lytic transglycosylase RlpA family protein: MKYSRWPLVLAAIALCMLLASPMNADAASQSAPSDQKHSNATPHAAKKSSGDTETRKSKREKTSDKTASSHSSRSKRDKAESRSKSKQRKSSPTASLSEKERRDSTDSRDIWLKRAQESEIMSGKASWYGRDFHGGSTASGLDYDMYTFTAAHRTLPMGTVVRVTDQNNGKSVMVCVTDRGPFVRGRIIDLSFAAAQQIDIDDKGISKVKLEVISDESGTPLKPDEAYFVRYNAAQGDEKIGPFRAFADAAAMHEALRQVHPEAEVVMDQSK, encoded by the coding sequence ATGAAGTATTCACGCTGGCCATTAGTGCTGGCGGCCATAGCCTTATGCATGCTTTTGGCCTCCCCCATGAACGCCGACGCGGCTTCACAAAGCGCTCCCTCCGATCAAAAGCATTCGAACGCTACCCCCCACGCCGCCAAAAAGTCTTCCGGCGACACTGAAACTCGCAAATCCAAACGCGAAAAGACCAGTGACAAAACCGCCTCTTCGCACAGCTCGCGCTCAAAGCGCGATAAGGCTGAATCGCGCTCCAAATCCAAGCAACGCAAATCCTCACCCACTGCGTCCTTATCCGAAAAAGAACGCCGGGATAGCACCGACAGCCGAGATATCTGGCTGAAACGCGCTCAGGAAAGCGAAATCATGTCCGGCAAGGCCTCATGGTACGGACGGGATTTCCATGGCGGTTCCACCGCCAGCGGGCTTGATTACGACATGTATACCTTTACCGCCGCGCACCGCACCCTGCCCATGGGCACGGTTGTTCGCGTCACCGACCAGAATAACGGCAAGAGCGTTATGGTCTGTGTGACAGACAGAGGCCCCTTTGTGCGCGGGCGCATCATTGATCTCTCCTTTGCCGCAGCGCAACAGATTGATATTGATGACAAAGGCATCAGCAAGGTCAAGCTGGAAGTCATCAGCGACGAAAGCGGCACCCCCCTCAAACCCGACGAAGCATATTTTGTGCGCTACAACGCCGCTCAGGGTGATGAAAAAATCGGTCCCTTCCGCGCATTTGCGGATGCAGCCGCCATGCATGAAGCACTGCGCCAGGTTCACCCCGAGGCTGAAGTGGTCATGGATCAATCCAAGTAA
- a CDS encoding DMT family transporter yields MGFFYSILSSAAFGLIPLFTLPLMHGGVSGPSALFYRFAIATVVLGIVLAVRGERFSARGIDLCKLAGMSSMYTMAALLFFWGFKHMPSGVVATLQFTYPVMVMLIMIVFYHERFSWITALSILLAIAGVYLLCGGSDGDMGGASLLAVALLLLSALCNAVYITTIYAARIPNMSGLVMTFYVLAFGAVISGANALLADSFQPLHSWWELLLATLLAVVTAVISNLTLILAVQRIGSTLTSILGVMEPVTAVVVGILVFSEPFSMSLVAGVAFIAASVVLVMLGKQITALFQRHKHA; encoded by the coding sequence ATGGGCTTTTTTTACAGTATTCTTTCTTCTGCGGCCTTTGGCCTTATCCCGTTGTTTACACTACCGCTGATGCATGGCGGCGTTTCAGGGCCTTCCGCCCTGTTCTATCGTTTTGCCATTGCCACTGTGGTGCTGGGCATAGTGCTTGCCGTACGCGGCGAAAGATTCAGCGCGCGCGGCATTGATCTGTGCAAGCTTGCTGGCATGAGTTCCATGTATACCATGGCGGCCCTGCTCTTTTTTTGGGGATTCAAGCACATGCCGAGCGGCGTTGTGGCAACGCTGCAATTTACCTATCCAGTCATGGTCATGCTGATCATGATTGTGTTTTATCACGAGCGCTTCTCGTGGATCACGGCCCTGTCCATCCTGCTGGCAATCGCTGGCGTTTATCTGCTCTGCGGCGGAAGTGATGGCGACATGGGAGGGGCAAGCCTGCTGGCCGTGGCCCTGCTTCTGCTTTCCGCACTGTGCAACGCCGTATACATCACAACCATTTATGCCGCGCGCATTCCCAACATGAGCGGTCTTGTGATGACTTTTTACGTGCTGGCCTTTGGGGCGGTGATATCCGGGGCTAACGCCCTGTTGGCAGATTCGTTCCAGCCCCTGCACTCATGGTGGGAACTGCTGCTCGCAACCTTATTGGCCGTGGTGACAGCCGTTATTTCAAACCTCACCCTCATCCTTGCCGTACAGCGCATCGGCTCCACGCTGACATCCATTCTTGGCGTTATGGAGCCTGTAACCGCCGTGGTGGTGGGGATTCTGGTGTTCAGCGAGCCGTTCAGCATGTCGCTGGTCGCTGGAGTGGCCTTTATTGCCGCATCGGTTGTACTGGTCATGCTGGGCAAGCAGATAACGGCCTTGTTTCAGCGCCACAAACACGCATAA
- a CDS encoding (Fe-S)-binding protein, with amino-acid sequence MKATTGKLNDWVVKSACGRDFETQLQDVATTGQHGAPQVLRAMALGANGFAGSPQQADLALVFGCYRPFSTPNILREVAWILGRLGMAHTWLEKENCCGLPLMHQVASEDRPQMVETAKGFVRGNSMAAAQKGAFRLAYCCAGCAHVAESVDAGGDVSHSYILDVLLDALKGQSLQIRPLKVAYFEGCHTSYRRHFPQTSLNWHAYRQFLEGVEGLEVLDVAGGLCCKNQPDRIVATALDGGVDALVCACSGCTVAVRGAGQGKLKVMSYTELLARALGYEPSGL; translated from the coding sequence GTTGCAACCACAGGTCAGCACGGCGCACCGCAGGTGTTGCGGGCAATGGCACTAGGGGCCAACGGTTTTGCAGGCTCACCGCAACAGGCGGATCTGGCGCTGGTTTTTGGCTGCTACAGGCCGTTCAGCACGCCCAATATTTTGCGCGAGGTGGCGTGGATTTTGGGCCGTCTTGGCATGGCTCACACTTGGCTGGAGAAAGAAAACTGCTGCGGCTTGCCCCTGATGCATCAGGTCGCGTCAGAGGACAGGCCGCAGATGGTAGAAACCGCTAAGGGTTTTGTGCGGGGCAACAGTATGGCGGCAGCGCAAAAGGGCGCATTCCGCCTCGCATATTGCTGCGCTGGCTGCGCGCATGTGGCCGAGTCGGTTGATGCTGGGGGTGATGTTTCCCACAGCTATATTCTTGACGTGCTGCTGGACGCTCTGAAAGGGCAGAGCTTGCAGATCAGGCCTCTGAAAGTGGCCTATTTTGAGGGATGCCACACCTCTTACCGCAGGCATTTTCCGCAGACCTCGTTGAACTGGCACGCGTACCGGCAGTTTCTTGAAGGGGTGGAAGGGCTTGAAGTTCTGGATGTGGCGGGCGGCCTGTGTTGTAAAAATCAGCCTGATCGGATTGTGGCGACGGCGTTGGATGGCGGCGTTGACGCCCTTGTATGCGCCTGCTCCGGCTGTACGGTAGCCGTTCGCGGGGCTGGTCAGGGTAAACTCAAGGTTATGAGCTATACCGAATTGCTGGCCCGTGCCTTGGGGTATGAACCTTCGGGGTTGTAG